One Arthrobacter sp. B3I4 genomic window, GTAGTCCGGAGCGTTTTCCGTGTCCGGGGCGACCACCAGGACGCTGGAGTCCTTCGCGAGCTTGATGGCCTGGTCTGTGGTGAGGGTGGCGCTGAAGCCATTGACCGCGGCCGAGAACTGGCGCTGGATCTGGACGTTCTGCTTGGCAGCAAGCGCGGCCTGCTTCTGTTCCAGGTGGGCCCGGTACTTCTTGACCTCACCCTTGTTGGGGTCAAGCTTCTTGCCCTTCTCGGGCTTGGTTGCCGGCAGTCCGTCGGTCGAGCCGTCATACGTCGCTGCGGGCTGACCGGCAAGGAGGACGATGTAGCGGCCGTCGGGGTAGCTGGCAGGGTCCAGATTCTTCTGGGCGACACCGGCAACGGTGGAACCCTGGGCCGGCGCGGCGGTGGCCGGCGCAATGGCGACAGTGGAGAGGAGAACCGGCAAGCCCAGGGTCAGTGCCGCGGCCCTCCGGAGTCCCCCGCTTCGAAGGAAGCTCTTTCCTGGTGATTTCACGAGTGGTTTGAACCTTTCAGAAGGTACGATCCCGGCGCCTTTGCCGGGGACAACGGCCGGTGACAGGGGCAAGAGCTGACTCTCGTCCCCGGCGGATACCAGCCGATTCATACAGTACAGACTGAGAGCCGAATATGACATAGGCCACAGCGGACTGATCCCAATTAGTCATATGACTCAACAAGGGTCGCGTTTGGAGAAGGGCTTCCGGGCATGGGAAAGCCGGGACGGCGCAGCCGCCCCGGCTTCAAACAGGTTCTAAAAAGGCTTGTAGCTCGCCGCTGCAGACAGCTACTGGCGCGGCGTCCGCACGACCTCGCTGATCCATTCCCTGGTTTTGTCGTCCAGCGGACCGGCCACGTTGGTCGACCTGGCGGCGCGGTCCAGCTTGATCTTCTGCAGCACCATGCGGCCAAGGCCTGCAAAGACAGCGGCGGCGATGACGGGGAGCAGTACGGATTTAGGTTTCTGAGCCATTTACCCATCCTAGTGAGCGCAGCACGCCAAACTCTAGCCCACCACCGTGGCAGGACGGCACTGTCACGAATGCGGGTGGCGTCCTGCGGCCGGTAGAATGGGAGTGCAAGCTCGCGGAGCGCCCGAACATGTTGTTAGCAACTCTGCTGTCGTCAGTACACAGCAGACCGGCGTGAGACGGCACCACTCCGCTGCGCCCTTACCCAACGCTCACGCACAGGAGTTGCCGGATGCCCCGGATCGTTGTCGATGTCATGCCCAAGCCCGAGATTCTCGACCCGCAGGGGAAGGCCATCGTGGGTGCGCTGCCCCGCCTGGGCTTCACCGCGTTCAGCTCCGTCCGCCAGGGCAAGCGCTTCGAACTGACCGTCGAGGGCGAAGTGACCGAAGAGATCCTGACCCAGGCACGGAACGCAGCTGCAACCCTGCTGTCGAATCCGGTCATCGAGGACGTCGTCAACGTCGAGGTCGTCGAGGCCTGAGATGACTGAACTCCCCCTGATCGGTGAGGCCGTCGCTGTCGCCGCCCACCCCCAGCTCGCCGGCGCGAAGATCGGCGTCGTCACCTTCCCCGGCACGCTGGACGACCGTGACGCCGCCCGCGCCGTCCGCCTGGCCGGCGCCACCCCGGTGGCGCTCTGGCACGCAGACACCCACCTGGCCGACGTCGACGCCGTCGTCATTCCAGGTGGTTTCTCCTACGGTGACTACCTCCGCGCCGGCGCCATTGCCCGGTTCGCCCCGCTGATGGCCAGGATCATCGACGCCGCGAACTCCGACGCCAGGCTGCCGGTTCTTGGCATCTGCAACGGCTTCCAGATCCTGACCGAGTCGCACCTCCTGCCCGGCTCGATGATCAAGAACGACCACCTGAAGTTCCTCTGCCGCGACCAGGTCCTGCGGGTCGAAAACAACAGCACCGACTGGACCGGCGACTACGCCGCCGGGCAGGAAATCACCGTGCCGCTGAAAAACCAGGACGGCCAGTACATCGCGGACGACAAGACGCTCGATGCCCTGGAGGCGGAGGGCCGCGTGGTGTTCCGCTACGTCGGCTGGAACCCGAACGGCTCGCGCCGCGACATCGCCGGCATCTCCAACGCCGCCGGCAACGTTGTGGGCCTCATGCCGCACCCCGAGCACGCCATCGAACCCGGGTTCGGCCCCGAGACGGGCTCCGGCACCGAGGGCCTCGGCTTCTTTACCTCTGTCCTGAACAAGATCGTGGGAGACAACAAATGACGGAGACGCCCGCAGTGGCAGCGCCCGCGGAGACCGCCAAGAAGTTCAACATCGACACCGTGGAGAACGCGGCCCACACGCCGGACACCGAACTCCCCTGGGCCGCACTGGGCCTGAAGCAGAACGAGTTCGACGAGGTCGTCAAGGTCCTGGGCCGCCGCCCCACCGGCGCCGAGCTCGCGATGTACTCCGTGATGTGGAGCGAGCACTGCTCCTACAAGTCCTCCAAGAACCACCTGCGCCAGTTCGGCGAAAAGGTGACCGAGGAGATGAAGAAGGACATGCTGGTCGGCATCGGCGAGAACGCCGGCGTAACCAACCTCGGCGACGGCTGGGCGGTGACGTTCAAGATCGAGTCGCACAACTCGCCGTCGTTCGTGGAGCCTTACCAGGGCGCCGCGACCGGCATCGGCGGCATCGTCCGCGACATCATCTCGATGGGCGCCCGCCCGGTGGCCGTGATGGATCCGCTGCGCTTCGGCGCGATCGACCACCCGGACACCGCCCGCGTCATGCACGGCGCCGTGGCCGGCATCGGCGGCTACGGCAACTCCCTTGGCCTGCCGAACATCGGCGGCGAGATGGTCTTCGACTCCGTTTACCAGGGCAACCCGCTGGTCAATGCCCTCGCCGTCGGCGTCATGCGGCACGAGGACATCCGCCTGGCCAACGCCTCCGGCAAGGGCAACAAGGTGGTACTCTTCGGCGCCCGGACCGGCGGCGACGGCATCGGCGGCGCTTCCGTGCTGGCGTCCGAATCCTTCGACGACACCAAGCCCTCTAAGCGTCCCGCCGTCCAGGTCGGTGACCCTTTTGCCGAGAAGGTCCTGATCGAATGCTGCCTGGAACTGTTCAAGGGCTCGCTGGTGGAGGGCATCCAGGACCTAGGCGCGGCTGGCATTTCCTGCGCCACGTCTGAGCTCGCCTCCAACGGCGACGGCGGCATGCAGGTCGAACTGACGTCCGTGCTGCTGCGCGACCCCACCCTGACGCCGGGCGAGATTCTGATGTCCGAGTCGCAGGAACGCATGATGGCCGTGGTCACGCCGGAAAACGTGGCCGCCTTCGAGGCCGTCATGGACAAGTGGGCCGTGGAATACTCCTGGCTGGGCGAGGTTACCGACACCGGCCGGCTCATCATCACCTGGGACGGCGAAGTGATCGTCGATCTCGACCCCCGCACCGTCGCGCATGACGGCCCGGTCTACGACCGCCCGTACGCCCGACCGGAGTGGCAGGACGCCGTGCAGGGCGACACTTTCACCGGGTCCGTGCAGGACGCACGCCGCCCCGCCGCCCCCGCCGAACTCGCCGCCGCCGTCACCGAACTCGTGGCCTCGCCGAACATGTGCAGCAAGGCCTGGATCACCAACCAGTACGACCGCTACGTCGGCGGCAACACCGCCATGGCGTTCCCAGACGACGCCGGCGTGGTCCGGGTCGATGAGGAAACCGGGCTGGGCGTGGCCCTGGCCACCGACGCCAACGGCCGGTACACCTACCTCGATCCGTACTCCGGCGCGCAGCTCGCCCTCGCCGAGGCGTACCGCAACGTGGCAACCTCCGGTGCCATCCCGATGGCCGTCAGCGACTGCCTGAACTTCGGCTCGCCCGAGGACCCCGACGTCATGTGGCAGCTCGCCGAGTCCATCCGCGGGCTGTCCGACGCCTGCATGGTGCTCGGCATCCCGGTTACCGGCGGCAACGTCTCGCTCTACAACCAGACAGGCAGCGTTCCGATCCACCCCTCCCCCGTGGTGGCCGTGCTGGGCAAGCTCGATGACGTCGCCCGCCGCACGCCCTCGGGCTGGCGCGAGGACGGCCAGGCGATTTACCTGCTCGGCACGACGGCGGCGGAGCTGGACGGTTCGGAATGGTCCAACCTGCGCGGTCACCTCGGCGGCCGGCCGCCTGCAGTTGACCTCGCCGCAGAGCGCGAGCTCGGCGAGATCCTGATCAACGCCTCCCGTGACGGCATGGTCGATTCCGCGCACGATCTCTCCGAGGGCGGCCTCGCGGCGGCCCTCGTGGAGTCAGCGCTGCGCTACGGCGTCGGCGCCCGCATTTCGCTGCAGGACGTCCTGGACCGCGACGGCGTCGACCTCTTCACCGCACTGTTCTCCGAGTCCCAGGCCCGTGCCGTCGTGGCGGTGCCCCGCTCGGAGGAGATCCGGTTCAAGGACATGTGCACCGCCCGCGGCTTCGAGCACCTGCGGATCGGCGTCGTGGATGCCGAGAGCGGCACGCTGGAGATCAACGGCGTGGACACCCTCAGCCTGGAGACACTCCGCGAAGCCCACGAGGCGACCCTGCCGAAGTACTTCGGCTGACCCCAGCGCCACCGGGTTAGGCGCGAACGGACACTTGTGGCCCTTTTCGAAGGGCCCCAAGTGTCCGTTCGCGCTTATGCGGGGTCAGTCGTCGCTGCGCAGTTCACGCTGGCGGGCGCTGAGCAGCTCCAGCTCCGGCCGCGCGGCGACCAGGCGTTCGACGGCGGCTAGCACTTCCACGAGGTGGGCCCGGTCTGCAGCGACGAGCCCGGCGCCGATTACGGTACGCCGGTACTGGTCGTGGTACTCGGCCTCGGTCACGGAAACGTCGAAGCGGCGTTTGAGCTCGGCGAGCACGGGCCGGACCACGGACCGCTTCTCCTTCAGGCTGTGCACATCGCCGAGCAGGACATCGAGTTCGATCCAGCCGATCCACATGCCCCAAGCGTACCGAGACCGCAGCATGGGGTCAGATGGTGAGTTCGCCCATCAGGTCCCAGCCTTCGCCGTCGACCTGGCGGCTGACAATCCGGGGTGTTTCCTGCAGCGCCTGCGGCATGTCCGCCATGGCCTGCTTGAAGTGGCTGCTGTTGACGTGGTCTCCGGCGGCGTCATCCTTAAAGGCCTCGACCAGGACGAATTCGTTCGGGTCCTCCACGCTGCGGGACCAGTCGAACCACAGATTGCCCGGCTCCTGCCGGGTGGCGCGGGTGAAGTCCTCCACCAGGCCAAGCCAGCGCTCGGACCAGTCGGGCTTGACCTTGAATTTGACGACGATGAAGATCACGGCGGGCGCCTTTCGGTTGGGGTTTCGTTCTTCCATTCTGGCAACTGGGCATGGCGAGGTCACATCCGGACCAGCAGGAGGCGGAAGCTGCCCGGACGGGAGCCTGCGTGGCAGCTGCAGGAGGCAGGCTCAGCAGGTGCCGATGGCCGCCCGGGCGGCTTCCTGCTGCTGCGGGGTGCCGACCCGTTCGGCCCACTGCTCGGCGAGCTGGAATTCGACCATCGCCTCGGTGCAGCGCCCGGCCTCGTGCAGGGTCCAGCCAAGGTTGTTGTGCAGGGGGACCATCCAGCGTTTGGTCCGGGGGTCCTGCGCGGTGGACGCGTACTCCAATGCGCTGCGGGTCCAGGTTTCGGTATGTGCGGTGTCAGCGATCGCCAGCATGTGCAGGGCGTCTACCGCCAGGAAATCTTCGGCCAGGTGGTCCGCGAGTTCGGCGGCGTGTTCGAACAGCGGAACGGCCATTTGGGCTCGGCCGCCGGAGTTCAGCAGCCGGCCGCGTTCCAGCAACACCCGGACGGCCACGGTGGGTTCGTCGCCGTCGATTGATTCCAGCAGCGCATCGGCTTCCTCGAAGCGGCCCTGCAGCCCGATTGCGCGACCCAACTGGGTGGCGAACTCGGCGCGCTCATCGGCGTCGTAGGCCGGGTCCTCCATCGCTGCGCGGAAGCGGGACTCTGAGAGGCCCGGATCCTCGAAGTTCCACATGCGGTCAAGGGTCTGTTGGTCCAGCATCCACCTGCTCCTGATCAGTTCACACCTGCGGCCAGTTCCTGTGCACTTCTAACGTAGCGGGAAGTCACCAGCCGGCGTGCCCGGTCCGTTACGGGGCCGCCGACGGCATAAAACCAGTTAGCCGGCACGCCGAAGGCAGTGAGCTTGATCAGCACCTGCCCCTTTTCATCAAGGGAGATTTCGAACGACTCCTCACCGCGGACCGGGTGCCCGGGCAGCGTACCGTAGCCGAAGCCCGCCGACTGTGGCCCGGGGCCGGGGACGGGCCGGCGCACCCACACCACCTCGCAGGGCGCGTTGATCCGGAAGGGGCCGACGCCGAAGCCGCTCACGACCCGCGTCCCCGGCACCACGACGTCGGATTCCGCACGCACCCGCAGCCCGGCCCGCCGGTGCACCCGCCAAGTCAACAGCCCCTGCACCGCCCGCCGGTAGGCCGCTTCGCCGTCGCCCACGTACGCCTGGGTGATAAGACCCTTGCCGTCCTCCGGCAGCATGCCGGTCTCGGTGGCCCCGATCCCCGCATAGTTGAGCTCCCCGGCGGCGATCCGCTGCTCCCCCGTCACCAGGCCTCCCCGCGGGCAAACCGTGCCCAACCGAGCTGCAGCTGCTGGCGGCGGCTCAAGGTGGCGACCACAAGGTCGTACGAGTCCTCCACCATGTCGCGGATCATGGCATCGGGCAGCTCACCGTCGAGCCTGACCCCGTTCCAATGCCGTTTGTTCAGGTGCCAAGCCCCGGTGATCTCCGGATGCGCGGCACGCAACTGTTCGGCGAGTACGGGTTCACATTTCAGGCTCACGCTGAAGTCCTTCGGATCCATGGCGGACAAGGCGAACATTTTGGCTTGACGCCGGGTCCCGCCGGGCACCGCTGCGCGGACCTTGAAAACAGCGGTCTCAGGGCCGAACGGATAGTCCTCGAAGGCGCCGGGAAACCCCAGGCAGATCCCGCGGAGTGCTGCTGCGTCCATGCTGGAAGCTTACTTCCCGGCGCTGACATCTGCGGAGGGCCTGCGTCCGGGACCGGGCCTGGGGCTGGGGCAAGGGACGGGGACCTGGCTCAGGCGACGTCGAGGAAGTCCTCGAGCAACACCACTTCAAGACCCGCAGCAAGCTGGGCCGCCCGGAAGGCCGCGAGATCGGCGGCGAATTCCGGCCGGAAATGCATCAGCACGATCTCGCCCGGACGAAGGTCCTTGCCGTACTGGTAGTCCATGTGGCCGTCGTTTGCCTTGGCTTCCCAAGTGACGATGGCCTTCATTCCGGCAGCGGCGACGGCCTGCCGCATGGCGAGGGAATACGCGCCGCCGGGCGGCCGGAACAGCGTGGGGCGGCGGCCGAATTGCTGCTGGGCATAGTCCTGCATGGCGTTCATTTCCGCGAGTTGCTGGGCGTACCCCATCTGCGTGACCATGTTGATGTTGTGGTGCACGGTGTGGTTCTCCACGAGACTGCCGCGGGCGATGAAGTTTTTGAAAAAGGCCGGCTGGTCCGCAACAAAGTCCTTGGCCAGAAAGATCGACGCGGGGTAGTCGTACTCCGCCAGCAGCCGGATCATCTCGGGTGTCTTGGTGACACCGTCGTCGATGGTCAGGAAGACCACCGGCAACTTCGTCTCAATCTTCGTGATCACCGGGGCGAGTCCGTTTTGGATCGGCGGCAGCTTGAAATCCGGAGTGAACCCGGCCAGCCGGGGCCTGGGGCTGGGTCCCTCGGGAAGCACCGGCACCTGCAGGCGACCTGGTCGGACCGACGCCGGCAAGGGCGGCGGCGGCGCCGAAGGCTGCGGCGCCCCTGCCGGCCGGGGCCCCGGATCCCTGCCGGAGGTTAACGCCGTCGCCAGCGCAGCTCCCAGCAGGCCCAGGGCGCTCCTGCGGCCCAGGAGCGCCGGAGGCGCTATCCGGTGGCGTGCATACATGTTGTCTTCCCAGGGTCCGCAAAATGGGTCAGCCGCAGACTAGCAGAGCGAAGCCACAGTCGTCGGCAGGATGTAACTAACCGGCCGGACGCGCGTCACCGATGCTGTGTAGCCCCTCCGGAGTGGTTCCGTTAACTTCGTAATCACCGACCATCCGGGCCTTGAACACTGCCGGGTTATGGGTGGCCACTGTCCGCGCATTGCGCCAGTGCCGGTCCAGGGCCTTTGACTTGGAGGTCGATGAGGCACCTGTGACGTCGAAGAGCTGCTGCGCGGCCGAGAGCACCAGTTCCGGAACCAGCAGCTGGGCCTTCTCCACCGCCACTTCGCCTTTGGTGTACCGCTGCGCCAGGGTGAAGTCCAGGTCCTGGTCCGCTGCCGCGTCGAGCTCCCGGGCGGCTGCGCGCACCACGGACTCGGCCGCAAAAACCTTCGCGGAGAGCTGTCCCACCAGCTGAAGGATGAGCGGGTCATGGCGGAACAGCTCGCCCGAGCCGGTGTTGAAGGTCCGCTTGCGGTCCCGGACCAGCACCCGCGCGTCCGCGAGCGCCGCCCGGCCGACGCCGGCCAGGACAGCGAGCAGAACCAGCTGGAAGAAGGCCGGTTCGTGGGTCGTGGACACCGACCGCTGGATGATGTTCGCGTCGGGCACGACCGCGTCCCGGAAGACGGTGGTGCCCGTGCCGGTCAGTTGCTGGCCGAAGCCGTCCCAGTCGTCGAGGATTTCCACGCCAGGCGCGGTGGTGCTGACGACGGCGTACTGCCGGCCTTCAAGGCCTTCGGTGCTGGCGGTGACGGCGATCCAGTCGGCGAAGATCGTGCCGGTGGTGTAGAACTTTTTGCCGTTCAGCAGCCAGTCCCCACCGGCACGACTCAGCGTTGTGCCGGTGGCGCCGAGGACGTTCCCTGACCGCTCCGTGGCGGCGTTTCCGAAAATCTCGCCGGCAACCACCCGCGGGTACCAGCGCTCTTGAAATTGCTGGTCCTCCAGCCCGACCGTCTCGACGAAGGCGAAGTGCGACCGGTACAGGTGCGCCACGGACGGATCCGATTCTGCAAGTTCGATGAGCAGCCGGAAGAGCGGCTCGAAGCCGATACCGTCGCCGCCGTGCGCCGCGGGCACCCGCAACCGGCCGAAACCGGCCTCGTTCAGCCACCGGACCTGCTCGAAGGGCAGGACCCGGTCCTGTTCCCGGGCCAGCGAGCCTTCCGCGATGCGGGCGAAAACCGGCCTGAACCGTTCGGCGAGTGCCTCGTAGCCCGGTTCGGTGGATGTCGCTGGCGCCGTCGCTGGCGCCGCCGTTGATTTTGTCATTGGTTCTCCCTGGTCCTGGCAGCCGGGCTAGAGCTTGGCCACGTCGGCGGCCGGGTCCTGGTCCCACGGGGTGGGCAGGATCCCGCTCTGGTAGTTGGCGAACCAGGCCTTGACCTCAGATGACTGGTAAGCCTCCTTCAGGGCTGCGGCCTTTTCCGAACCGGCGAAGTCTTTCCGGCCGGCCACCACAATCCGGAACGGGACCTGGTTCGCGTCCGGTTCGAAAGCCAGAGCGTCGGCTCTGGTGTGCTTGACGTCGGCCGCCATCCGGGCGACCAGAAAGCCGGCGTCGACGTCGGGCAGGGTCTTGGCCAGGGATTGCTGGTCCACTTCTACGAACTGCAGTTTCTTCGGGTTGGCGGTGATGTTCTTTTGCGAGGTATGGATCACGGTGGCCTCGGAGAGTTCCAGCAGGCCCGCGTCCCGGAGCATGAACAGGGCCCGGCCGTTGTTGGCGGGGTCCACCGGAATGCCGATTTTGGCACCGTCCGGCAGTTCTTTCAGGGACTTGTACTTGTCGGACCAGATCCCCCCGGGGGCGCTGTAGACGTAGAAGAGACCGACGTTATCGAGGCCTTTGTCCTGGTTGAACTGCTTCAGGTACGCGTTGTGCTGGAAGAAGTTGGCGTCGAACTCGCCGTTCGCCACTGCCAGGTTGGGCTGGATGATGTCTGTGACGTAGGTCGGCTCCAGGGTCCAGCCTTTGGCTTCGAGGAGCTTCTTGGCAATCTTCGTAGGCTCTTGGTACGGAGCGGACTCGGTGACGATAATTTTGATGGTCTTTCCGCCGCCGGCCGCGCTGGCGCCGCCGGGGTTGACGAGGCCGCAGCCGGTCATCGTGGAAACGGTGACGGCGCCGGCACCGGCGAGGGCATACTTGAGGAAACTTCGACGCTGCATGGTTTTCGGTCCTTTGCGGGCTAAAAGCTGATGGCTAAACGCTGATGGTGGCGGGCTTGTTTTCGGCCGCGGCGGAAAATTCGGCGAAGGCTCCGCGGAACGCGGCAGCGGGATGCCTGTCGTTCAGACGCGGGCCCGCGCCGAACAGCTTCTCGCGCAGGGTTCCCTGCCCGTATTCGGCCTGGGCAAGGCCGCGGCCGCGAAGCTCGGGCAGTACGCCGCTGATAAAATCGGTGTAGGAACCCGGGAGGGTCTGGTTGATGATGTTGATCCCGTCGATCCCGGCGTCCTGCCATTCTTCAAGGCGGTCGGCAATCTGTTCCGGTGTACCCACCACGCGGTTGGCCCGGCTGCGGTAGAGCGCAATGTCCCGGAGCGTGGGGTCACCGTTTCGAACCGAGGCACGGATGGCCTCAAGATGGCCCCGGCTGCCTTCGGTGGCCAGGTCACCCAGCGGGGTGTCCAGCGGGAGCCCGCCCAGATCGACGCCGAATCCGCCGCCGACGTGCGCCAGCAGGGCTTCAATGTCCAGTGTCTCCTCAAGCTCGGCGGCCTTGCGGTTCGCCTCCGCTTCGGTGCCTCCGACCACAAAGTGCATCCCTTGGAGGAACTTCACGTCGTCCGGGCGGCGCCCGGCGGCAACCGCCTGCCCACGGACGGCGGCCGTGTACTTCGCTGCCGCATCGGTGCTGGGAGCCAGCGTGAAGGTGGCCTCGGCGTTGGCGGCGCAGAACTGCTGGCCCCGGCCGGAACTGCCGGCCTGGAAGAGCACCGGGGTGCGTTGCGGCGACGGCGCCGAAAGGTGCGGCCCGTCGATGGAGTACCGGGGGCCGCGGTGATAAATTTTGCTGACCTTTTCCGGGTCTGCGTGGACCCCGCCTTCCTTGTCGGTGAGGAGTGCCGCGTCCTGCCATGAGCCCTCCCACAGCTTGTAGGCTGCCTCGACGTATTCGTCCGCCCAGTCGTACCGTTCGTCGTGCTTGGTCAGCTCGGTGGCATTGAAGTTGCGGTGCGCGTTTTCCAGCACGCTGGTGACGATGTTCCAGGCCACCCGGCCGTTACTGATGTGGTCCAGGGTGGACATCTGCCGGGCAAACTGGAACGGATGGCTTTGGATGACGGACGACGTCGCCGCCAGCCCGATCTGGCGGGTCGCGGTGGCGAGTGCGGACAGCAGGATTAGCGGATCGTTGGAGGGCACCTGCAGCCCTTTTTCCAGCAGGGACGCCCAGCCGCCGTCGTAATCCCCGTAAAGGCCCACGACGTCGGCGAAGAAGATCGCGTCAAACTTCGCGTCCTCCAGCTCGCGCGCCAAATCGATCCAGAGTGGGAGTTCGTTGAAGCGGTGCTGCTGCGCTTCGGGGCGGCGCCACTGGCCTCCCATGATGTGGCTGGTTGTGTTCATTACGAAGGCGCTGATCAGCAGGCGCGGGCGGGGTCCGTCGAAGCGGGTACTGGTAATTTTCATGGGTTACTTTCGAAAGTCGGGTTGCATGGGCAGCGGGGAAGCAGGCGGTCAGAGCCGCTTGTCCAGGCGCCGGGCAAGGTAGGAGCCGCTGAGCTGGACGACGGTGACCAGCAGGATCATCAGGAGAATGGCCGTGATCATGAGGGGCGTTTCGTAGCGGTAGTAGCCGTACCGGATCGCAAAGTCACCGATTCCGCCGCCGCCCACCAGGCCTGCCATCGCCGAGTAGGAGACGAAGCTGACGGTCATGATGGTGATGGAGCTGACCAGCCCGGGTTTGGCTTCCACAATGAGCACGTCGCGGACGATCTGGGACCGGCTGGCCCCCATGGACCGGGCGGCCTCCACCACTCCGCCGCCAAGCTGGCTGAGGTTCTGTTCCACGAACCGGGCGAAGTAGGGGATGGCGTTGATGGTTAGCGGGACGATGACAGCTGCGGTGCCGATGGTGGTGCCGACGATGAACCGTGTCACCGGAATGATCGCGATGAGCAGGATCAGGAACGGGAACGACCGGACGAGGTTGACCAGGCCGTCCAGGACGCGGTGCAGCTTGGGTTTGTGCTTGAGCCCGTTCGGACCGATGGTGTACAACAAAATGCCCAGCGGTGTCCCCAGGAGCACGGCCAGCGGGATGGCGACGAGCAGCATGGTGAGCGTT contains:
- a CDS encoding methionine ABC transporter permease, with amino-acid sequence MFDRILEVLPEIATAMGQTLTMLLVAIPLAVLLGTPLGILLYTIGPNGLKHKPKLHRVLDGLVNLVRSFPFLILLIAIIPVTRFIVGTTIGTAAVIVPLTINAIPYFARFVEQNLSQLGGGVVEAARSMGASRSQIVRDVLIVEAKPGLVSSITIMTVSFVSYSAMAGLVGGGGIGDFAIRYGYYRYETPLMITAILLMILLVTVVQLSGSYLARRLDKRL